The nucleotide window TACTTGTTTCTCCcttcgttattttatttttgcctatAAGAACAGCGTAGTGCCTTATTTAGGCTATGCATGTTACTGCTCTGATTTCTGGACAGTTCAATCAGCCGTCAAAGTTATACTGTTTGtgtttgtatgtataataaagatAACTCCTGGAAAACTGAAACGTTCTGGAATTAACGAAAATGGTCGGATGCATTTAAACAAAATTACGCATAATATCCAAATATTGGGTCGAGGGTAGGATTTCAGCACGCACACTACACTGCTAATGATCTACAAGTAATTAAGGTTGCAAATAAACAGTAATTAACGCTAAACATAATAACCTGTTAGCTAcctaatcaatcaatcaatccaaatctatatttacataaaaacgtTTGTACTGTGGCTGAGGTGTaattactgaaattaaataattaaatacgtaataaataatgtagttaCGTActcatattttcaataaaaactggtcctaaaatgcaattttttaaaaaggGCTAGGAAATATTCAGAAGATTTTATTGTTACTTTATTTGTTAGACTATACCAATTTCACACGTAAGTATATCCATTGTTCTAAATTATCGTTTAATTAACGTCAATCTAAACTAATACCCACGACCTTAATTCAATAATAACCGACCTCGTTGATTCTCATAATCACAATATAAATAGCCATATTGAATCTCACATACAGGATCAAAAAAGGCTGAGAACATGTGCAATTATTTGCAAAACACCTATATGAAAAATCTTACAATATCTTAACCAAATCAAGTTTAAACTGGTAGAGTACCTACCTGTCTAATATGCTAACTAGAAACTGATCATGTACGCGTCTAATACGACTAAGCCAAGTAGTTACCTATAATTAATTGGCCAGCTTGAGGATCTCTTTATTTTGCACCACAATTTGAATTTCATAATGAGAGATTTTTCCACGACCTCTCCCAAATCTTTTTATCTTCCCATACTCCAAACCTTGTCATAGAGAAACTGGAGTTTTATTTCCATTATGATATTTCACCGTAAGGAAAAAAACCTCCTTTTTTATGTCTGTCGTCCACATcctcatttgatgattacccCTGCTGTGGactagcagcgtgagggagtgtcagactcttactgactaaacccatcATGTCACGCACGCAACTCGCGCGCAACGGCTCGCGCGAATTCTATGCAACGAGACTACCTTGCTTACTATCACGTCAATCATTTACTGTTTAATTAGCAAGTTGGTTTTTGGCCTATCCTCCCCTTCCTACATcagcaccacatctcaaaaGCCTCTCCAGTTTGCTTATATCCTGCTTAGTTAGCATCCAAGTTTCACAACCGTACAACGCAATGCACCAGATGTATGTCCTTATTAAATTCTtgagaattaattaatgaatgagaaataaaatatgataactCCTAAGGCAGGTATAATTATATACCTTAATAAATTTTCTATGACCTCTTGTCAAAAAAGGGCTGTCGAAACCATAGATCTATCAGACATCCTCTAGATAAGCCGACGATGACCGATGGCGCGCACGCAACTCGTGCGCAACGGCACGCGCGAATACTATGCAACAAGACTACCTGGCTTACTATCAAGTCAATCATTAGCTGTTTAATTAGCTTGTTATATAGTAATGTAATGAAGTAGGAGGAGGAAAATAGTAGTGCCCACCgatatgacaaaaaaagcatATGGTGTTAAATctgttatttacaaaatttactaaaataatcaaaaattatattacgaGTTGCAAAAATTAAGATTAAAACGATTACTGTCTTGAATATTAACTACTATGTATAAAACTACAACGGTAAATTAAgtttacttcatttattttaataaatcaacTTTATGCAATGTTAATTTTGGACCACTTTCTTCAGAAAATGTTTACCATTATCTACTACAAGCGCGAATTTCAAACTCTCGACCTTGCTTACCTTTTGCGAACTAATTAAAAATTCCGCCCATTTCCCTTGTTACGGCTAAGTGCCTTCAATAAATCGTTTGTGGAGAAACCTCAGAAATTGCTGAACAATACGCCATTCAACTTCAAACAATGTATCGTTACTCGTTAATATTAGAGTTGGGAATGCTGCAATTGCTTTCAAACACCTTTATGgtttaataattatgatgagGATAAGATGTTACTTCATAGACTCAACAACGTGGAAAATAACCTAAACAACTTTGACATTTATATTCACTTCATCATACATTTTCCAATTTACTCATAAAATTTACTAGCTTTTATATGTACGAGACGATCTTTAAACCAGTGTCGACACTTTCTcttatattttaacaaaataaataaattagtcacaaacaaaagaaaaataaatcttgGAAGAAAAGaagatttaggtacctataattgTTAACATGTAGAAAAGGGAACATACTAAAGAATAAAACGAAAACATCGTTATAGTTGTTTACATTAGTGTGCACATTGAGCAATATTCATTATTGTGTTCATAACAACAAACAATGTATTGATTAAACTTTCATAAGTAGTATAACGATATTTATAAACTGctataaagtacctatacctagTACAAAGAAAAGTTTCGTTTTattagtaaaattttatttttagagctTCAGGAAAACAAACactcctttttttatttaattctctcTCTTCTacagaattataataattggAATTTCAGAgttttcttccattttaatttctgtttcccTTGCTTTTTACACactgtctacatctcttttattctttttcctttcgcaggtatgctggaagagatttctttagaaataagcattacctttgtaaattctttctttcctgtcatctttctttattatgtgtgtacaaaaatttgtaaataaaataaaataataatagatttcGATGTTAAAGACTGTTGGAAAGTAGTTCAAAAGCATTACTCAAAAACAAGACCTAACTTCACAAAATAACTTTCTTCAAAGAAATGATAATTGACCTCACACTTGGTTAACGTTACCTAACCGCGACGCAATATTAACTGCTCCATATAGCAAAGAATAAAGATACCGgtttcgaaaataacaacacactTGTTACGCGTTCTTTCGTCCAATAAGCGGAAACTGGTTAAAAGTCGGTCGATGTATGACTGTGTTAATTAAATCTTCAATCAATCAGAAATTATAATAAGCTAGCCATTTTCAGAAAATTTTGTAATTTCCTAACTACTTACTTGATGTACGGTACTGAAAGTCATTAGACCCTAGTCATATTTAGACCCTTTTCCATCTTTCAATGTGTTTCCACATCAGACTCAATCTAAGGTAGCTAAGCCATTTTACCATGAAAtcgtcaaaataaaacaaataaactcgtAAGATTGAATACAATTAATAAAAGAGTACATCTATGCTAATTTTAAGGGCATCTGCAAAAATAACAACCTTGACCAACAATGATGTGAAAAGTCAAGAAAAGTcaagaaaagtcgtggtggcctagtgggtaaaggaccaatctctcaagtaagagggcgcgggttcgatcccaggtcaggcaagtaccaatgcaacttttctaagtctgtatgtactttctaagtatatcttagacaccattggctgtgtttcggatggcacgttaaactgtaggtcccggctgtcattgaacatccttggcagtcgttacgggtagtcagaagccagaaagtctgacaccagtctaaccaaggggtatcgggttgcccgggtaactgggttgaggaggtcagataggcagtcgcttcttgtaaaagcactggtactcagctgaatccggttagactggaagccgaccccaacatgattgggaaaaaggttcggaggatgatgaccaaCAATGATGTGAATCCTATAACGATGTTACGAAAACAATATCATGTTGTGTGCGAAAATGTGCGTTAATTTTGCAAGATCTTAAAGATAAGAAGTGACAGACCTTGTAAGATTTAAAGCAAGGCActgcaatttttatttagtccataaattaaattaactcaaTTTATTACCGGTGCagcaaaagataaaatatatttaagtaaaataaataacctattttttctTTCCACAGGTACCCCTCCTATTCATCTTGTCATCAGTAACATCCCGGAGAGAATGGATGTCACAATATCGACCAAAATACACAAAAGGGCAAATAGCATCTGAATCTCAATTGAAGTTCGCACTCGAGAATAAGTATGACGACACAGGACCGGGAGCCAAGCAGCCTGAATACGCTTACCATACATACAAAACCTTAGAAGACGCATTAATTGCATACTTAGATGACCCAGACACTAAGCTCCCAGAACATGAAAGAATGAAAGCTATAAATAAACTAACCAAAGCCCAGAACTACGCCACTCCAGCATCAGTAGGCAAGCTATTCCACAAGAACAGCCACTTCAATGACTTCACGAAACCACAGTTCCGACCTGTGAGTCATGAAACTGATCCATATAACTTACATGCGAACAAAATTTATTTTCCTGAAGAAAGTATACTTAATACGAAATTACCCAAAGGGGCAGCTGATGGCAATATTCTGAATTATCAAGCTGAGAAGGTGGAGCCGTTCGGGTTCCATAAGCTACACACGGTGAAAGGCAGTCCTTTGAGCTTGGCACATTACACCAGGGACAATAATAAACCTGAGAAGAAGCAAGAAATATTTGATGCTCATCCTAAGTACACATTTTCGTATGGAGTACATGTAAGTAAATTCTTGTAATTTAATCATTTGGATCTAGACGAAATTAAAGGTGCTTTTCTAGTCATTTTACTTCCTAAACATTATCATAATGACAGGAAAGGAAACTAcctctatttattttatcaccACAGCGAGAGAGCGATTTCGCTACTAAACGGAACGCTACTATAACGTTTATAAGTCGCAACTTGTTCTTGCAATCGCTAGCTTCTTGTCGAGCAAACTAAATCAATGACAAAAAGACTATTTCTTCAATGAATAAGTTTTGCTTGTTTGCGTAGAACTGGCATGTATCGGTAACGAGAGATTCTTAAGCTATGAGCATATGCATGATATAAGCTGCAGCATACTAACACTCAGTGACATTTACtcatttatttctattgtttttaaattgcaTAACACTTGTGAGTGTTTGCACAACAGTCGAGTAAATACGCATGCCGTAGTAATGAGTtgtaaaagttttctttttgtcaTTAATTGTAGATAACGTGATTAGAATTTTTTGTAGAGTTACTGGAAAAAAATCCATAAATTTCTGTTCTGTCTCACTGCTGGACAAAGTCCTTTCTATTTCGTCCTACACCTGCCGTTCCTTCAAATGAAATACCAACCATGGTgacaacggcggatccagggggtaggtcacaaggtcatgaccccccctgggccaggttcaggaccttttttttttttttttttatcgacgtaaaatcatcaaatgacccctcccgctgtgggttagcagcggtgagggagtgtcagactcttactgactaaaatcgtcgtgttccgtcataggccttttatgtaccagggccgcggtatctctttcgaacaacccgcagccccggcaggccttggccctgctgggccccgctggggttgctgacgtctctttgaggagcgcgtggaacaacgcgcgccgtcgacacgggtctgtcgtctaggaagacagagggacgatgagccacccgaactcaccgcccacagacccacgcctacggtggccgggagtcatctcgcgacacccggcgcccatggtgtctacctggtccagcgcggcggccgggatgagaggtgcgaactctctggcgttccgcctcctcct belongs to Helicoverpa zea isolate HzStark_Cry1AcR chromosome 11, ilHelZeax1.1, whole genome shotgun sequence and includes:
- the LOC124634419 gene encoding uncharacterized protein LOC124634419, yielding MLRYLVPLLFILSSVTSRREWMSQYRPKYTKGQIASESQLKFALENKYDDTGPGAKQPEYAYHTYKTLEDALIAYLDDPDTKLPEHERMKAINKLTKAQNYATPASVGKLFHKNSHFNDFTKPQFRPVSHETDPYNLHANKIYFPEESILNTKLPKGAADGNILNYQAEKVEPFGFHKLHTVKGSPLSLAHYTRDNNKPEKKQEIFDAHPKYTFSYGVHDKTTGDSKTVQESRDGGSVRGYYSFLDSDGKTRSVYYTADDRLGFRANVQKTD